One segment of Bacteroides caecimuris DNA contains the following:
- a CDS encoding ABC transporter permease, with translation MKEKEKKYIALWQVMHRECLRLTSRPLYLFCMVIAPLFCYIFFTTLMDTGLPKNLPAGVVDMDNSSTSRNIVRNLDAFSQTGVVAHYSNVADARIAVQEGKIYGFFYIPKGLSSEAQSQRQPKISFYTNYSYLIAGSLLFRDMKMMGELTAGSAARTALYAKGATEDQAMGFLQPIVIDTHPLNNPWLNYSVYLCNTLIPGVLMLLIFMVTVYSIGVEIKDRTAREWLRMSNNSIYIALAGKLLPHTVVFFIMGIFYNVYLYRLLHFPCNSGIFPMIFATLCLVLASQCCGIVMIGTLPTLRLGLSFASLWGVISFSISGFSFPVMAMHPVLQALSNLFPLRHYFLIYVDQALNGYGMAYSWSNYMALLIFMMLPFLVVHRLKEALVYYKYIP, from the coding sequence ATGAAAGAGAAAGAAAAGAAATATATAGCATTGTGGCAGGTCATGCACAGGGAGTGCCTGCGGTTGACATCACGACCGCTTTATCTCTTCTGTATGGTTATCGCTCCTCTTTTCTGCTATATCTTTTTCACAACTTTAATGGACACGGGACTGCCGAAGAATCTTCCTGCCGGTGTGGTGGATATGGATAATTCGTCTACGTCACGCAATATCGTGCGCAACCTGGATGCTTTTTCGCAGACAGGTGTCGTCGCCCATTATAGCAATGTCGCGGATGCACGGATTGCCGTGCAGGAAGGAAAAATCTACGGGTTCTTTTATATCCCCAAAGGCTTGTCGTCGGAAGCACAGAGCCAGCGGCAACCCAAAATTTCGTTCTACACCAATTATTCCTACCTGATTGCAGGCTCCCTGCTTTTCAGAGATATGAAAATGATGGGAGAACTTACAGCCGGATCGGCCGCACGTACCGCCCTATATGCCAAAGGAGCGACCGAGGACCAGGCGATGGGATTTCTGCAACCTATCGTGATAGACACGCACCCGTTGAACAATCCGTGGTTGAATTATTCGGTATATCTATGCAACACGCTGATACCGGGAGTGCTCATGTTGCTCATATTCATGGTCACTGTTTACTCTATCGGTGTGGAAATCAAAGACCGCACCGCCCGTGAATGGCTGCGCATGAGTAATAACTCTATTTATATTGCATTGGCAGGAAAATTACTTCCGCATACGGTAGTCTTTTTCATTATGGGTATATTTTATAATGTATATCTATACAGACTCCTGCATTTCCCTTGCAATAGCGGTATCTTTCCTATGATATTCGCCACGCTATGCCTTGTACTGGCATCACAGTGTTGCGGCATCGTCATGATAGGAACTCTGCCCACGCTGCGACTCGGATTGAGTTTCGCCTCACTATGGGGAGTTATATCGTTCTCCATTTCCGGTTTTTCTTTTCCGGTGATGGCCATGCACCCTGTCTTGCAGGCTTTAAGCAACCTGTTCCCGTTGCGCCATTATTTCCTGATTTATGTAGACCAGGCACTCAACGGATACGGTATGGCTTACTCGTGGAGCAATTATATGGCATTATTAATATTCATGATGCTTCCTTTCCTGGTGGTTCACCGCTTGAAAGAAGCATTGGTTTACTATAAATACATACCCTAA
- a CDS encoding HlyD family secretion protein, producing MAPIKSQNSNMLLAFLTLLGVIAIVAVVGFFMLRKGPEIIQGQAEVTEYRVSSKVPGRILEFRVKEGQQVNAGDTLAILEAPDVVAKMEQARAAEAAAQAQNEKAIKGARQEQIQAAYEMWQKAQAGVTIAEKSYKRVKNLYEQGVMPAQKLDEVTAQRDAAIATEKAAKAQYTMAKNGAEREDKMAAEALVNRAKGAVAEVESYIKETYLIAPAAGEVSEIFPKVGELVGTGAPIMNIAELNDMWVTFNVREDLLKNLTMGTEFEAIVPALDNKAIKLKVYYMKDLGSYAAWKATKTTGQFDLKTFEVKASPMQKVENLRPGMSVVIDK from the coding sequence ATGGCACCTATAAAATCACAAAACAGCAATATGCTGCTTGCATTCCTTACTCTACTTGGAGTTATTGCAATCGTTGCAGTCGTTGGCTTCTTCATGCTTCGTAAAGGTCCCGAAATCATTCAAGGACAGGCGGAAGTTACCGAATATCGTGTTTCAAGTAAAGTCCCGGGACGTATTCTGGAATTCCGCGTAAAGGAGGGGCAACAAGTTAATGCCGGCGACACACTGGCTATTCTGGAAGCGCCGGATGTAGTGGCGAAGATGGAACAGGCACGCGCCGCCGAAGCTGCTGCCCAAGCACAGAACGAGAAAGCTATCAAAGGAGCACGCCAGGAACAGATTCAGGCCGCTTATGAGATGTGGCAGAAGGCACAAGCCGGAGTCACCATCGCCGAAAAATCATACAAAAGAGTGAAGAATCTGTATGAACAGGGAGTGATGCCTGCACAAAAACTGGACGAAGTAACCGCGCAACGGGATGCCGCCATCGCAACCGAAAAAGCGGCAAAAGCACAATACACCATGGCTAAGAACGGAGCCGAGCGTGAAGACAAAATGGCTGCGGAAGCTCTTGTGAACCGTGCCAAGGGAGCTGTTGCCGAAGTAGAATCTTACATTAAGGAAACGTATCTTATCGCTCCGGCTGCCGGAGAGGTTTCCGAGATTTTCCCGAAAGTAGGAGAACTGGTAGGCACAGGTGCCCCTATCATGAATATTGCCGAACTTAATGATATGTGGGTAACATTCAATGTACGCGAGGATCTGCTTAAAAATCTGACTATGGGAACGGAATTTGAAGCAATCGTTCCTGCACTGGATAATAAAGCAATCAAACTGAAAGTATATTATATGAAAGACCTGGGCAGCTACGCAGCCTGGAAGGCTACTAAAACGACCGGTCAGTTTGACTTGAAAACATTCGAGGTGAAAGCATCGCCGATGCAAAAAGTAGAGAATCTCCGCCCGGGGATGTCGGTTGTCATTGATAAGTAA
- a CDS encoding TolC family protein: MKKVFLLTILLSLTFIGKAQNFLSLDSCRALALANNKDLLIRNEKINASHYQRKAAFTNYLPNFSATGAYMRNQKEFSLLNNDQKAVLSGLGTNLAGPIQQAATEIATAHPKLAPLIASLSGKLGAALPALDQAGNSLVDALRTDTRNVYAGAITLTQPLYMGGKIRAYNKITKYAEELAQQQHHGGMQEVIMSTDQAYWQVISLVNKKKLAEGYLKLLQQLDSDVEKMIHEGVATKADGLSVRVKVNEAEMTLTKVEDGLSLARMLLCQLCGIDLSSPITLADENMEDIPLLTTDLHFDLSTAYENRPEIRSLELATQIYKQKVNVTRAEHLPSIALMGNYMVTNPSVFNSFENKFKGMWNVGVMVQIPIWHWGEGIYKTKAAKAEARIAQYQLQDAREKIELQVNQAAFKVKEAGKKLVMSSKNMEKAEENLRYATLGFKEGVIATSNVLEAQTAWLSAHSEKIDAQIDVKLTEIYLKKSLGTLK, from the coding sequence ATGAAAAAAGTATTTCTTCTGACAATTCTGCTAAGCCTCACTTTCATAGGAAAAGCGCAAAACTTTCTAAGTCTGGATAGTTGCCGCGCATTAGCTCTTGCCAACAACAAAGATTTGTTGATTAGAAATGAGAAAATAAATGCCTCCCATTATCAACGGAAAGCCGCATTTACGAATTATCTGCCCAATTTCTCGGCAACCGGAGCTTACATGAGAAACCAGAAAGAGTTTTCATTATTAAATAATGACCAAAAAGCTGTGCTTTCTGGATTAGGAACTAATCTGGCAGGTCCTATCCAACAAGCTGCAACCGAGATTGCAACAGCACATCCAAAATTGGCACCACTTATTGCTTCCCTAAGCGGAAAACTAGGAGCGGCTCTGCCGGCTCTCGACCAAGCGGGAAACTCTTTAGTGGATGCGCTCCGTACAGATACGAGAAATGTCTATGCAGGTGCCATTACATTGACACAGCCTTTATACATGGGTGGAAAAATCCGGGCGTACAACAAAATAACAAAGTATGCCGAAGAATTGGCTCAACAACAACACCATGGCGGTATGCAGGAAGTAATCATGAGTACAGACCAAGCTTACTGGCAAGTTATTTCACTGGTTAATAAGAAGAAGCTGGCGGAAGGTTATTTAAAGCTTTTGCAACAGCTGGACAGTGATGTAGAAAAAATGATTCATGAAGGAGTAGCCACCAAAGCGGACGGTCTGTCTGTACGCGTCAAGGTTAATGAAGCGGAAATGACACTCACCAAAGTGGAAGACGGATTGAGCCTTGCCCGAATGCTGTTGTGTCAACTATGTGGCATTGATCTTAGCTCCCCCATCACGCTGGCAGATGAAAATATGGAAGATATTCCATTACTGACAACAGACCTTCATTTCGATTTGTCTACCGCTTATGAGAATCGTCCGGAAATACGTAGTCTCGAATTAGCAACACAGATTTACAAACAGAAAGTAAACGTAACCCGCGCCGAACATCTTCCCTCCATCGCATTGATGGGGAATTATATGGTAACCAATCCTTCTGTCTTCAATAGCTTTGAAAACAAATTCAAAGGCATGTGGAATGTGGGAGTGATGGTACAGATACCTATATGGCACTGGGGAGAAGGTATTTATAAAACCAAAGCAGCAAAAGCCGAAGCCCGCATTGCACAATACCAGCTTCAGGACGCACGCGAAAAAATAGAGTTGCAAGTCAATCAAGCCGCTTTCAAGGTAAAGGAAGCAGGTAAGAAACTGGTTATGTCTTCCAAAAACATGGAAAAAGCGGAAGAGAATCTGCGCTATGCAACGCTTGGTTTTAAAGAGGGAGTGATTGCCACCAGCAATGTTCTTGAAGCACAAACAGCATGGCTGTCCGCTCATTCAGAAAAGATTGACGCACAAATAGATGTGAAGTTAACAGAAATCTATCTGAAGAAATCTCTGGGAACACTGAAATAA
- a CDS encoding SWIM zinc finger domain-containing protein, whose amino-acid sequence MLLNLTEEQIAQLAPDAASVKAGKGLASRAKWLLLEYSDRAIWGHCQGSGQTPYQTVVDIKDIAFRCSCPSRKFPCKHALGLLYMYASYSESFKQAEEPDWVETWLSKRKEKEEKKERKEKKTAAPIDEAAQAKRQAVRHQKVLGGIEDLQIWMKDLLRNGLLNVPERACTLFEAISRRMVDAQASGLAGRLRGLRELNYYSEDWKFKLTDKLSKIYLLAESYKHLDNLPADWQFEIRTQIGYPQSKEEVMAGEPVEDQWMVLHTRSNKVNDLRTDVFWLYGKASRRMAVYVYFMVPGTLPEFTILSGGTYQGPLYFYKGVAALRALPKELQRSDEKFQPSCCPDLETATQYYRTIVRTNPFVEEVPLLVDNVRLMTAGNAQYLQDAEGRVMPVHVDENIRIDILATTGGKPFAAFLLADVTFWELKTIWYQSEYYFWKDERN is encoded by the coding sequence ATGTTATTAAATCTGACAGAAGAACAAATTGCCCAATTGGCGCCGGATGCGGCTTCAGTGAAGGCAGGAAAAGGTTTGGCGAGCCGGGCCAAATGGTTGCTTTTGGAGTATAGTGACCGTGCCATCTGGGGGCATTGTCAAGGAAGTGGACAAACACCTTATCAAACAGTTGTTGATATAAAGGATATTGCATTTAGATGTTCTTGCCCCAGCCGTAAGTTTCCATGTAAACATGCTTTGGGACTTTTATATATGTATGCGTCTTATTCCGAATCTTTCAAGCAGGCAGAGGAACCGGATTGGGTGGAAACATGGCTTTCCAAACGTAAAGAGAAGGAAGAAAAGAAAGAGCGGAAAGAAAAAAAGACGGCAGCTCCGATAGATGAGGCGGCGCAGGCCAAGAGACAGGCTGTGCGTCATCAAAAAGTGTTGGGAGGGATTGAAGACCTTCAGATATGGATGAAAGACTTGTTGCGCAACGGGTTACTCAACGTTCCGGAGAGAGCCTGCACCTTGTTTGAAGCTATCTCGCGGAGAATGGTTGACGCACAGGCATCAGGGCTGGCAGGCAGGCTGAGGGGACTTCGGGAGTTGAATTACTATTCGGAGGACTGGAAATTCAAACTGACAGACAAACTGAGTAAAATATATCTGCTTGCGGAAAGCTATAAACATTTGGATAATCTTCCGGCTGACTGGCAATTCGAAATTCGTACTCAAATAGGATATCCGCAATCAAAGGAAGAGGTGATGGCGGGAGAACCTGTCGAAGATCAGTGGATGGTACTGCATACAAGAAGTAATAAGGTGAACGATTTGCGAACCGATGTTTTCTGGTTGTATGGAAAGGCGAGTCGCCGGATGGCGGTGTATGTTTATTTTATGGTTCCGGGAACGCTGCCGGAGTTTACGATTCTGTCCGGTGGTACGTATCAGGGCCCATTGTACTTTTACAAAGGAGTTGCCGCTTTACGTGCATTGCCCAAAGAACTGCAACGGTCGGACGAAAAATTCCAGCCTTCTTGTTGTCCCGACTTGGAAACTGCCACACAATATTATAGAACGATCGTCCGGACCAATCCTTTTGTGGAGGAAGTCCCTTTATTGGTAGATAATGTCAGATTGATGACAGCCGGCAATGCACAATACCTGCAAGATGCCGAAGGACGTGTCATGCCGGTACATGTGGACGAAAACATTCGTATTGATATTCTTGCTACTACCGGTGGAAAGCCTTTTGCTGCTTTCCTGCTGGCGGATGTTACTTTTTGGGAATTGAAAACTATTTGGTATCAATCTGAATATTATTTTTGGAAAGATGAACGTAACTGA
- a CDS encoding DUF5691 domain-containing protein, with protein MNVTDQLINIALLGTATRELIATDLPEELQDSLRDIQEKAEDAETAFYQLSALGFAFRRAGLKAYLLKDPVSVSEAPEESKACFSREVGELLTSLHSNRNSYLLLYAYRKAIAFDKLLPPVYLPALLQRAFDRNNPKRHEEQRWLSELSGRRGRWLLSEMGLPAWGEPGNESWETASHEERKRMLCRLRQEQPEQGLALLQTELKNESAAHREELIRCLRIGLTKADEAFLQELLLKDRSGSVKETARRLLCSLPDSELVKTYQELLRGKLHFNFLSGWSYDKIEYTPEMKKLGFEEVSANKDEKDDRFLLRQLAERVPLSFWSEFYDCTPEKAAGKLAKKPPFQKLFDLSSPILNFGDSVWAYYTLKENAEEDMSLALAGLLSPSQREEIAFQTIKGGLIPDSWFNEDGGEWGMKFSSYVLQRLLRNNYYLPKETAEQLAVYFPAEMRGTLERIAASVTKQENNTTFYFCRLVLEYMDVKQKIDTLIK; from the coding sequence ATGAACGTAACTGACCAACTGATTAATATAGCATTATTAGGGACTGCTACTCGTGAACTGATAGCAACGGATTTGCCCGAAGAATTGCAAGACAGCTTGCGTGACATTCAAGAGAAAGCGGAAGATGCGGAGACAGCTTTTTATCAACTGTCGGCTTTAGGTTTCGCTTTCAGACGTGCCGGATTGAAGGCATACTTGTTGAAAGACCCCGTGTCCGTATCGGAAGCTCCCGAAGAGAGTAAAGCCTGCTTCTCCCGCGAAGTGGGAGAACTGTTGACTTCCCTGCATAGTAACCGGAACTCATATCTCTTATTATATGCATATCGTAAAGCGATAGCTTTCGATAAGTTGTTGCCGCCGGTTTATCTGCCAGCTTTATTGCAAAGGGCTTTTGACCGAAACAATCCTAAGCGGCACGAAGAGCAACGTTGGTTGTCGGAATTGTCGGGGCGTAGAGGGCGTTGGCTGCTTTCGGAAATGGGACTTCCCGCATGGGGAGAACCGGGAAATGAAAGTTGGGAGACGGCTTCCCACGAAGAACGGAAACGGATGTTGTGTCGTTTGCGGCAGGAACAGCCCGAACAAGGACTGGCTTTATTGCAGACAGAGTTGAAGAATGAATCAGCCGCTCATCGCGAGGAGTTGATTCGGTGTCTGCGTATAGGATTGACCAAAGCGGACGAGGCTTTCTTGCAGGAACTTCTTTTGAAGGACAGAAGTGGCAGTGTCAAAGAGACTGCCCGCCGATTGTTGTGCAGCTTGCCGGATTCGGAACTGGTGAAAACCTATCAGGAGTTGTTGCGTGGGAAATTGCATTTTAATTTTCTTTCAGGGTGGTCGTACGATAAGATTGAATATACGCCGGAAATGAAGAAATTAGGATTTGAAGAGGTCAGTGCCAATAAAGACGAAAAAGATGATCGCTTCTTGTTGAGGCAATTGGCAGAACGGGTGCCACTAAGTTTTTGGAGTGAGTTCTACGACTGTACACCGGAAAAGGCAGCGGGTAAATTGGCGAAGAAACCTCCTTTTCAGAAATTGTTTGATCTTTCAAGTCCGATTCTGAATTTCGGAGATTCCGTATGGGCTTATTACACATTGAAAGAAAATGCGGAAGAAGATATGAGCCTTGCGTTAGCGGGGTTGCTTTCTCCTTCTCAGCGTGAAGAAATAGCATTTCAGACAATCAAAGGCGGACTGATTCCGGATAGTTGGTTTAATGAAGACGGCGGGGAATGGGGAATGAAATTTTCATCCTATGTCTTGCAACGCCTTCTGCGAAATAACTACTATCTTCCTAAAGAAACGGCGGAACAATTGGCTGTGTATTTCCCTGCTGAAATGAGAGGTACGTTGGAGCGGATTGCCGCTTCGGTGACAAAGCAGGAGAACAATACGACTTTTTACTTTTGCCGGTTGGTACTGGAGTACATGGATGTAAAACAGAAAATAGATACCTTAATTAAATAA
- a CDS encoding ATP-binding protein: MSALLREHAEQQFAEELHELKKNEIYAIPENWEMSPQSVVTYLMGGKLKNSFEVSPKYIGHRRLMEIAVATLATDRALLLYGLPGTAKSWVSEHIAAAISGNSTLIVQGTAGTGEEAIRYGWNYARLLAEGPSEGALIQTPVMKAMQEGKIGRIEELTRIGSDVQDTLITILSEKTLPVPELNKEIQAVRGFNIIATANNRDKGVNELSSALKRRFNTVILPLPDSIDEEIDIVRRRVESFEKVMQLPAEKPALSEIRRVVTIFRELRQGATVDGKTKLKTPSGTLSTAEAISVVNNGLAMAGYFGDGEIHAEDLVSGILGAVVKDPVQDKVVWQEYMETVVKNREGWKDIYRASRDMI; the protein is encoded by the coding sequence ATGAGCGCTTTATTGAGAGAACATGCCGAACAGCAATTTGCAGAAGAACTTCATGAGTTGAAAAAGAACGAGATTTATGCCATTCCGGAGAACTGGGAAATGTCTCCGCAGTCTGTGGTCACTTATCTGATGGGTGGCAAGTTGAAGAATAGTTTCGAAGTCTCTCCGAAATATATCGGCCACCGTCGTCTGATGGAAATAGCGGTCGCCACTTTGGCAACCGACCGCGCGTTGTTGCTTTACGGCTTACCCGGAACGGCAAAAAGCTGGGTGAGTGAGCATATTGCGGCTGCCATCTCGGGCAATTCGACGTTGATAGTGCAGGGTACAGCCGGAACAGGTGAAGAGGCCATCCGTTATGGATGGAACTATGCACGTTTGCTGGCGGAAGGACCAAGTGAGGGTGCTTTGATACAGACTCCTGTCATGAAAGCGATGCAGGAAGGAAAGATCGGGCGTATTGAAGAGCTGACCCGAATCGGTTCGGATGTACAGGATACTTTGATTACGATTCTCTCAGAAAAGACGCTCCCCGTTCCTGAGTTGAATAAAGAGATACAGGCTGTCCGCGGCTTCAATATCATTGCCACCGCCAACAATCGCGATAAGGGGGTGAATGAACTTTCGAGTGCTTTGAAGCGACGTTTCAATACGGTCATTTTGCCTTTGCCTGACTCTATTGACGAGGAGATTGATATTGTCCGTCGTCGGGTGGAAAGCTTTGAGAAGGTGATGCAGCTTCCGGCAGAGAAGCCGGCGTTGTCGGAAATTCGGCGGGTGGTCACCATTTTCCGTGAACTGCGGCAGGGGGCGACTGTCGATGGCAAGACCAAACTGAAAACACCGAGTGGTACACTTAGCACGGCTGAAGCCATCTCGGTTGTGAATAACGGCTTGGCAATGGCCGGTTATTTCGGCGATGGAGAAATCCATGCGGAAGATTTGGTATCCGGTATCTTGGGAGCAGTGGTAAAAGACCCGGTACAAGATAAAGTCGTTTGGCAGGAATACATGGAAACAGTCGTGAAGAACCGGGAGGGTTGGAAAGACATCTATCGTGCTTCAAGGGATATGATCTAA
- a CDS encoding DUF5682 family protein, with translation MAIHLLGIRHHGPGSCRNVLNYLQELQPDLILVEGPAEAEALLACVGNPQMVPPVALLAYQPDEPQRAVFYPFAEFSPEWQAMRYAVQNGVPLRFFDLPLVYSMALRKQEELKASEELTESVDEQTDPTEKETIEMEAAEMEVAEETVTAAEEKKEESIGDPFDWLARAAGCTDGESWWEMMIEHRKESEDIFQAVKEAVTALREELSGQTSARDLLREAWMRKMIRAAQKENFERIAVVCGAWHVPALEDMPKVKEDNALLKGLPKVKIECTWIPWTYNRLALRSGYGAGIESPGWYHYLWHHPEDDGTLWISRIASLLRQKNMDISVAHVIETVRLAQATAALRNLPYPSLNEYNEAVTTVMGFGDDILLQIIREELIISNRLGSVPDNVPKVPLLVDVEKTQKSLRVPFTAEIKELILDLRKPNDLERSIFFHRLQLLGIDWAIHGEIDGKGTFKEQWTLYHKPEQIIDIIERAIWGNTVMEATQKYLQATMEEICHIPELTALLNGVLPADLPALVETMTVRLDALSAASTDILEMMEAIPGLVNIVRYGNVRNLDFSKVGSMLEAMVARILAGGVLVCINIDEEAASGLLDKLVATDYALSILNREELNRMWRNFICQIRLSANVHPLLSGYATRLLNDKGEITMEEMQDTLSYYSSVGNSPADMAYWFEGFLRSSGSVLLLDDRLWNLVNTWVCAQEQETFMELLPILRRTFSEFTSAERRKLGEKARHAGTATARPLAGTEDLNLDREEAARVIPVIRQLLGLETK, from the coding sequence ATGGCGATTCATTTATTAGGTATCAGGCATCATGGTCCCGGTTCATGCCGCAATGTGCTGAATTACCTGCAAGAACTGCAACCGGATTTGATTTTGGTAGAAGGTCCGGCAGAAGCAGAGGCATTGCTTGCTTGTGTGGGAAATCCGCAGATGGTTCCTCCCGTTGCGTTGTTGGCTTATCAGCCCGACGAACCGCAACGGGCAGTATTCTATCCGTTTGCTGAGTTCTCTCCGGAATGGCAGGCGATGCGATATGCCGTACAGAATGGGGTTCCTCTTCGTTTCTTCGATTTGCCTTTGGTTTATTCGATGGCTCTCCGTAAACAGGAAGAACTGAAGGCTTCGGAAGAATTGACGGAATCCGTTGACGAACAAACAGACCCGACCGAAAAGGAAACGATCGAAATGGAAGCTGCAGAAATGGAAGTGGCGGAAGAAACAGTCACAGCGGCAGAAGAAAAGAAAGAAGAATCAATCGGCGATCCGTTTGATTGGCTGGCTCGTGCCGCCGGATGTACCGATGGAGAATCCTGGTGGGAAATGATGATTGAACACCGAAAGGAATCTGAAGATATATTTCAGGCGGTGAAGGAAGCGGTCACTGCTCTTCGGGAAGAACTGTCCGGACAGACTTCCGCCCGTGATTTGCTTCGTGAAGCCTGGATGCGTAAAATGATACGGGCGGCACAGAAAGAAAACTTTGAGCGCATTGCCGTTGTTTGCGGTGCTTGGCATGTGCCCGCACTGGAGGATATGCCTAAAGTGAAAGAGGATAACGCATTGCTGAAAGGCTTGCCGAAAGTAAAAATAGAATGTACATGGATTCCGTGGACATATAATCGGTTGGCTCTGCGTAGCGGTTATGGCGCGGGAATCGAATCTCCGGGATGGTATCACTATCTTTGGCATCATCCGGAAGATGACGGTACGCTTTGGATAAGCCGGATAGCCTCCTTGTTGCGGCAGAAGAATATGGATATTTCGGTGGCTCACGTCATTGAGACTGTCCGACTGGCACAAGCTACGGCCGCACTCCGAAATCTGCCCTATCCTTCACTGAACGAATATAACGAGGCTGTGACTACAGTGATGGGGTTTGGAGATGACATCCTGTTGCAAATCATTCGTGAAGAGCTCATTATCAGCAACCGTTTGGGAAGCGTTCCCGATAATGTGCCCAAGGTGCCGTTGCTGGTAGATGTGGAGAAGACACAGAAAAGTCTGCGTGTTCCGTTCACTGCCGAAATAAAAGAGCTGATACTGGACCTCCGCAAACCCAATGACCTCGAACGGAGTATCTTTTTTCATCGTCTGCAATTGTTGGGAATTGACTGGGCGATTCACGGAGAAATAGACGGTAAAGGTACTTTTAAAGAACAATGGACCTTATATCATAAACCGGAACAGATTATCGATATCATTGAGCGGGCGATATGGGGGAATACGGTGATGGAAGCTACCCAAAAGTATTTGCAGGCAACCATGGAGGAGATTTGTCATATTCCTGAGTTGACCGCATTATTGAACGGGGTGCTTCCGGCAGATCTTCCCGCATTGGTGGAGACTATGACCGTGCGGCTGGATGCGCTTTCGGCAGCCTCGACCGATATTCTTGAAATGATGGAAGCGATTCCCGGACTGGTGAATATCGTCCGTTACGGAAATGTCCGCAACCTCGACTTCTCGAAGGTAGGCAGTATGCTTGAGGCGATGGTTGCGCGTATTCTTGCAGGCGGTGTGTTGGTATGTATCAATATTGATGAAGAAGCGGCAAGCGGTCTGCTCGACAAATTAGTTGCCACAGACTATGCCCTTTCTATTCTGAATCGGGAAGAACTGAACCGGATGTGGCGTAATTTTATCTGTCAAATACGCTTATCGGCCAATGTCCATCCGTTATTGTCCGGTTACGCCACTCGTTTGCTGAATGATAAAGGCGAGATAACGATGGAAGAAATGCAGGATACGTTAAGTTACTATTCGTCGGTTGGTAATTCTCCGGCAGACATGGCTTATTGGTTTGAAGGATTCCTGCGCTCTTCGGGTTCGGTGTTACTATTGGACGATCGTCTTTGGAATCTGGTAAATACTTGGGTGTGTGCGCAGGAGCAAGAGACGTTTATGGAGTTGTTGCCGATTCTGCGGCGTACTTTCAGTGAATTTACTTCGGCCGAGCGCCGTAAACTGGGAGAAAAGGCACGTCATGCCGGAACTGCCACCGCCCGTCCCCTTGCCGGAACAGAGGATTTGAATCTCGACCGGGAAGAGGCGGCAAGAGTAATTCCGGTGATTCGTCAGTTGTTGGGACTTGAAACAAAGTAA